In a genomic window of Pelotomaculum thermopropionicum SI:
- a CDS encoding hypothetical membrane protein: MSEASAGKILAVITLNMDKVSGGAPIFFARDEAEQDKIALYMSKILDAMVHDLGNGIYIVVKH, translated from the coding sequence TTGAGCGAAGCCTCTGCAGGCAAGATTTTAGCGGTAATTACCCTCAATATGGACAAGGTAAGCGGGGGTGCACCTATTTTTTTTGCCCGGGACGAGGCGGAACAGGATAAAATAGCCCTCTATATGTCGAAGATCCTGGATGCGATGGTGCACGATCTGGGAAACGGCATCTACATTGTGGTAAAGCATTAG
- a CDS encoding hypothetical protein (containing Exo70, Exo70 exocyst complex subunit domain): MEKTDIFRDIAERTGGDLYLGVVGGVRTGKSTFIKRFMELMVLPSIKNVYDRERAKDELPQSAAGRTVMTTEPKFIPNEAVEIQITPNLNVKIRMVDCVGYRVEGALGYEEEDGPRMVSTPWFEEPIPFQEAAEVGTRKVISEHSTMGLVMTTDGTITDIPRENYVEAEERVIEEMKDINRPFLVLLNSADAAGEEALRLAAELSEKYDVPVLPLDCAQMTQADILNIMEKLLYEFPVNEVNISLPPWVEELDVKHWLRQKFEDSVRETVKNVRRLRDVNGAVECLSDYDFVDQVSLRSMDMGTGSASISVTAEPSLFYQVLSEQSGFNIAGERELFKLVKELSVAKREYDKVAQALNEVKESGYGVVTPTLDELVLEEPELIRQGSRFGIKLKATAPSLHIIKADITTELTPIIGTEKQCEELVQYMLKEFEDNPQKIWNSEIFGKSVHDLVREGIQNKLHRMPENAQLKLQETLTRIVNAGSGGLICIII; encoded by the coding sequence ATGGAAAAAACCGATATTTTCCGCGATATTGCGGAACGCACCGGGGGAGATCTGTACCTTGGCGTGGTTGGGGGTGTACGCACCGGCAAGTCCACCTTTATTAAGCGGTTTATGGAGCTAATGGTCCTTCCCAGCATAAAAAATGTTTATGACCGGGAACGGGCCAAGGACGAACTGCCCCAGAGCGCGGCGGGGCGGACAGTGATGACCACCGAACCGAAGTTTATTCCTAACGAAGCCGTGGAAATTCAAATAACGCCCAATTTAAACGTGAAAATCCGCATGGTGGACTGTGTTGGCTACCGGGTGGAAGGTGCTTTAGGTTACGAGGAGGAGGACGGCCCGCGGATGGTGTCCACTCCCTGGTTTGAAGAGCCCATTCCGTTTCAGGAAGCAGCCGAGGTTGGAACGAGGAAGGTAATTTCCGAACATTCCACAATGGGGCTGGTAATGACTACCGACGGGACAATAACAGATATTCCCAGGGAAAACTATGTTGAGGCCGAGGAAAGGGTCATTGAAGAAATGAAAGACATTAACCGCCCTTTTCTGGTGCTTTTAAACAGCGCTGATGCCGCCGGCGAAGAGGCCTTGAGGCTTGCCGCCGAACTGAGCGAGAAATACGATGTGCCGGTGCTTCCCCTGGACTGTGCCCAGATGACCCAGGCCGATATTTTAAATATAATGGAAAAGCTCCTTTACGAGTTCCCGGTAAACGAAGTCAACATCAGCCTGCCGCCCTGGGTGGAAGAACTTGATGTCAAGCACTGGCTGCGCCAGAAGTTTGAGGATTCGGTCCGGGAGACCGTTAAAAACGTCCGCCGCCTGAGGGATGTCAACGGGGCGGTGGAGTGCCTGTCCGATTACGACTTTGTGGACCAGGTCAGCCTGCGAAGCATGGATATGGGCACCGGTTCTGCCTCCATCAGCGTAACGGCCGAGCCGTCCCTGTTCTACCAGGTGCTCAGCGAACAGTCCGGCTTTAATATTGCCGGCGAGAGGGAACTGTTCAAACTGGTGAAAGAGCTGAGCGTTGCCAAGCGGGAATACGACAAGGTGGCACAGGCCCTGAACGAAGTCAAGGAGAGCGGTTATGGTGTGGTTACCCCGACCCTGGATGAACTGGTGCTGGAGGAACCGGAGCTGATTCGCCAGGGCAGCCGCTTTGGAATCAAATTGAAAGCCACTGCCCCTTCCCTGCATATTATAAAGGCCGACATTACTACGGAACTTACTCCGATTATCGGCACTGAAAAACAGTGCGAGGAACTGGTGCAGTACATGCTCAAAGAATTCGAGGATAACCCGCAAAAGATCTGGAACTCGGAAATATTCGGCAAGTCAGTGCACGACCTGGTGCGGGAAGGCATCCAGAACAAGCTCCACCGCATGCCGGAGAACGCCCAGCTCAAGCTGCAGGAAACCCTCACGCGCATTGTCAACGCGGGCTCCGGCGGCCTGATCTGTATTATAATCTAA
- the GrxC gene encoding glutaredoxin and related proteins: MSAKVLVYGKEGCPYTLAAKKDLSQRKVPYSYYDVQKDQKAMQEMLKLTGGVRKVPVIVENGNVKIGFGGT, encoded by the coding sequence ATGTCCGCTAAGGTACTGGTGTACGGCAAGGAAGGCTGCCCGTACACTTTAGCCGCCAAAAAAGACTTGTCCCAGCGTAAAGTGCCTTATTCATACTATGACGTGCAAAAAGACCAGAAGGCCATGCAGGAGATGCTTAAGCTCACCGGCGGAGTGCGCAAGGTGCCGGTAATTGTGGAAAACGGTAACGTCAAAATTGGTTTTGGCGGAACCTGA
- a CDS encoding hypothetical membrane protein → MRKIIYFSDSKFPLAALAGAIHAGLLTAEGKPERGKLWELPFMNLRKNKEGKIITLGKDVRGSEIFAISVKGERGMVYRLIESFLEMYKIKEGELRLIDSGIKDNWLLLAGLFLCRSNFLSPVGRLLASAGIRKAYGRLAKLVQDVKAGLTNVP, encoded by the coding sequence TTGAGGAAAATAATTTATTTCAGCGACAGCAAGTTTCCTCTGGCCGCCCTGGCCGGTGCGATTCATGCCGGACTGCTGACGGCGGAGGGGAAACCGGAAAGGGGAAAATTATGGGAACTGCCGTTTATGAATTTAAGAAAAAATAAGGAAGGCAAGATAATCACCCTGGGAAAAGATGTCCGGGGCAGCGAGATATTTGCCATTTCTGTCAAAGGCGAGCGTGGCATGGTCTACCGGCTTATTGAAAGTTTCCTGGAAATGTATAAAATTAAGGAGGGCGAATTGCGCTTGATTGACAGCGGAATCAAAGACAACTGGCTCCTTCTGGCCGGCCTGTTTTTGTGCCGCTCCAATTTTCTTTCCCCGGTTGGCCGTCTGCTTGCCTCGGCAGGTATTAGAAAGGCATATGGCAGGCTGGCAAAGCTGGTACAGGATGTTAAAGCCGGCCTGACAAATGTCCCTTGA
- a CDS encoding hypothetical membrane protein produces the protein MNRNKAKIYWLFLILAGVLFLTCYAAFNQRLRPALTMSAIFRRETPDHLTGKFTTIIDEQGNILSMMARTAYVGDEIYTAEGRGYRVERVQGDRAEARFLGMDPQIVAYNEFYSRQDIPAMKNLAEQKQSSFAVYHTHSDESYVPSDGTEAIPFKGGIYQVGRALVDRLQGKGMQVNYDQTPHDPHDNNAYARSRRTAANLMKSNPAAIFDVHRDGVPDPGYYRANIDGKDVAKLRLVVGRENPRMDANMDFAKRMMAAANNMHPKIVKEIFIGKGNYNQDLMPTALLIEAGTHTNSKEEAARGVAMFSEAIPAVLGVAPAPAAPTAPGAGGRPAGADRGSLKALGWILGLTLIGGLAFLLISSGTWENAKKRLSGFGREFTSFLGPLRTVRRRVKRGISSPDRERAPKGCDPRGNEVLRDARDDVTED, from the coding sequence GTGAACAGGAATAAGGCGAAAATTTACTGGCTGTTTTTGATTCTGGCGGGGGTTTTGTTTTTGACCTGTTATGCTGCTTTTAACCAGCGTCTGCGCCCGGCCCTTACCATGTCGGCAATATTTAGAAGAGAGACTCCTGATCATCTCACCGGAAAATTTACAACCATAATTGATGAGCAGGGAAATATTCTGAGCATGATGGCCCGGACAGCTTACGTCGGCGATGAGATTTATACTGCGGAGGGGCGCGGCTACCGGGTGGAAAGGGTTCAGGGCGACAGGGCGGAAGCCCGTTTTCTGGGGATGGACCCTCAAATTGTGGCCTACAATGAGTTTTATTCCAGGCAGGATATACCCGCAATGAAAAACCTGGCCGAGCAGAAGCAAAGTAGTTTTGCAGTTTACCATACCCATTCGGACGAATCTTACGTTCCTTCGGACGGAACCGAGGCCATCCCTTTCAAGGGAGGCATCTATCAGGTGGGCAGGGCGCTTGTGGACAGACTGCAGGGGAAGGGGATGCAGGTTAACTACGACCAGACTCCTCATGACCCGCATGACAATAACGCTTATGCCCGCTCCCGCCGGACGGCAGCCAATCTGATGAAGTCCAACCCGGCTGCGATTTTCGATGTGCACCGGGACGGCGTGCCCGATCCGGGCTATTACCGGGCGAACATAGACGGCAAGGACGTGGCCAAGCTCAGGCTGGTTGTCGGCCGGGAAAATCCCCGGATGGACGCCAACATGGACTTTGCCAAGCGCATGATGGCGGCTGCAAATAATATGCACCCGAAAATTGTGAAGGAAATTTTCATCGGGAAGGGCAATTACAACCAGGATCTGATGCCCACGGCACTGCTGATTGAGGCAGGCACCCATACCAACAGCAAAGAGGAAGCTGCCCGCGGCGTGGCAATGTTTTCGGAGGCCATCCCGGCAGTTCTTGGAGTAGCGCCTGCTCCCGCCGCGCCGACGGCACCTGGCGCCGGCGGCAGGCCTGCAGGTGCCGACAGGGGGTCCTTGAAGGCGCTTGGCTGGATTTTGGGTCTTACCTTAATTGGCGGGCTGGCCTTCCTTCTGATCAGTTCAGGCACCTGGGAGAACGCTAAAAAGAGGCTGTCCGGCTTCGGCAGGGAGTTTACCAGCTTTTTAGGTCCCCTGCGGACGGTCCGCAGGCGGGTGAAGAGAGGCATTTCCAGTCCTGACCGGGAAAGGGCGCCCAAGGGTTGTGATCCCCGTGGCAATGAGGTGCTGCGGGATGCGCGGGACGATGTGACTGAAGATTAA
- a CDS encoding predicted GTPase → MPKPVVAIVGRPNVGKSTLFNRIVGNRVAIVEGEPGVTRDRLYQDAEWSGRSFTLVDTGGLDFKESDEIIQGVRRQAEIAIREADAVLLVVDAKAGLNPGDEEVASIIRRAEKPALLVANKVEKFDSLEQIYDFYRLGLGDPLPVSAAEGLNTGDLLDRLVEMLPPEKEDEYPPEAIKIAVIGRPNVGKSSLVNLILGEERVIVSNVPGTTRDAIDTPFEANGRHYVIIDTAGMRRKSRIDRPTEKYGVIRALRAIDRSDVVLVVLDAVEGVTDQDKRIAGYAHEAGKASVIVVNKWDLVEKDGHTMNRYTEKIREELAFMHYSPLLFTSAATGKRVGKIMELVDMVAGRHSMRISTPGLNALIREAVLRTPPPSDKGRRLKITYAVQGGIKPPKFVLFVNAPDLMHFSYLRYLENQIRAAFGFEGTPIRFVLRKKTKEA, encoded by the coding sequence ATGCCCAAGCCGGTAGTGGCAATAGTTGGACGGCCTAATGTGGGCAAGTCCACCCTTTTTAACCGGATTGTAGGTAACCGGGTGGCCATCGTGGAAGGCGAGCCGGGAGTAACTAGAGACCGGCTTTACCAGGATGCTGAATGGTCGGGCCGCAGCTTTACCTTGGTCGATACAGGCGGACTTGACTTTAAGGAAAGCGATGAAATTATCCAGGGGGTGCGCCGGCAGGCCGAGATAGCCATAAGGGAAGCCGATGCTGTACTTTTAGTGGTTGATGCCAAGGCCGGTTTGAATCCGGGTGACGAAGAAGTAGCTTCAATCATCCGCCGAGCTGAAAAACCGGCCTTGCTGGTTGCCAATAAGGTAGAAAAATTTGACTCGCTGGAGCAAATTTACGACTTTTACCGTTTGGGGCTTGGCGACCCGCTGCCAGTATCTGCGGCGGAAGGATTGAACACGGGCGACCTGCTGGACAGACTGGTGGAAATGCTTCCGCCCGAAAAAGAGGACGAATACCCTCCGGAAGCTATTAAAATAGCGGTAATCGGCCGGCCCAACGTGGGCAAGTCATCCCTGGTGAACCTGATCCTGGGTGAGGAAAGGGTGATAGTAAGCAATGTGCCGGGAACAACGCGGGATGCCATCGATACCCCTTTCGAAGCAAACGGCAGGCATTACGTAATTATCGATACTGCCGGAATGCGCCGCAAAAGCAGGATCGACAGGCCCACCGAGAAATACGGCGTTATCCGGGCATTGCGGGCTATAGACAGGAGCGACGTGGTTTTAGTGGTGCTCGACGCTGTTGAAGGGGTAACCGACCAGGACAAGCGCATTGCCGGCTATGCCCACGAAGCCGGAAAAGCTTCGGTGATAGTGGTAAACAAGTGGGATCTGGTGGAAAAGGACGGCCATACTATGAACCGCTATACTGAGAAAATCCGGGAGGAACTGGCCTTCATGCATTATTCGCCGCTGCTATTTACATCGGCAGCAACCGGAAAGCGCGTTGGGAAAATAATGGAACTGGTCGATATGGTTGCCGGCCGGCACTCGATGCGCATAAGCACACCCGGATTAAACGCCTTGATCAGGGAGGCGGTACTGCGTACGCCTCCTCCGTCGGACAAAGGCAGGAGGTTGAAAATAACTTATGCCGTCCAGGGCGGGATAAAGCCGCCAAAGTTTGTTTTGTTTGTAAACGCCCCTGACTTGATGCACTTTTCTTACCTGCGTTACCTGGAGAACCAGATTAGAGCGGCCTTTGGCTTTGAAGGAACACCAATCCGGTTTGTCTTGCGCAAGAAGACAAAAGAAGCTTAG
- the GpsA gene encoding glycerol-3-phosphate dehydrogenase, which yields MSGKVAVLGAGSWATALSRLLSKKGCQVVMWSASSEQAREINETRENRHYLPGVMLPADIEVTLDLEKALYKAKAVVYGVPSHAFREVARRSLPYLPENAVLVNVAKGIEEESLYRMSQVFAEEAGLSMLDRYVVLSGPSHAEEVGRDIPTAVVVASPNMERAEQVQDLFMCESFRVYTNPDVVGVELGGALKNIIALGTGIADGLGFGDNTKAALMTRGLAEISRLGMVMGANPLTFAGLSGVGDLIVTCTSMHSRNRRAGMAIGQGKSLEEALSMVKMVVEGVRTTRAARRLSEKHAVQMPITEQIHRVLFEGLSPAVAVNKLMTRGKTHEMEEVALAAAMVGKIKL from the coding sequence GTGAGCGGAAAAGTTGCTGTTTTAGGAGCGGGAAGCTGGGCCACCGCCCTGTCCAGGTTGCTGTCGAAAAAGGGCTGTCAGGTTGTGATGTGGTCTGCTTCTTCTGAACAGGCCAGGGAGATTAACGAAACCAGGGAAAACAGACATTATTTACCAGGTGTAATGCTCCCTGCAGATATAGAAGTTACCCTGGATCTGGAAAAAGCCTTATATAAAGCGAAAGCGGTGGTTTACGGAGTGCCATCCCACGCTTTCCGGGAAGTTGCGCGCAGGTCGTTGCCGTACCTGCCTGAAAATGCCGTGCTGGTAAATGTTGCCAAAGGCATTGAGGAAGAAAGCCTGTACCGGATGTCTCAGGTTTTTGCGGAAGAAGCCGGCCTGAGCATGCTCGACCGGTATGTGGTTCTTTCCGGGCCGAGCCATGCCGAGGAGGTGGGGCGGGACATACCCACCGCGGTCGTGGTGGCATCGCCTAATATGGAAAGGGCCGAGCAGGTTCAGGACCTGTTTATGTGCGAGAGTTTCAGGGTTTATACCAACCCGGACGTGGTCGGCGTTGAATTGGGGGGAGCTCTAAAAAACATAATCGCCCTGGGCACTGGCATTGCCGATGGCCTTGGCTTCGGCGACAATACCAAGGCCGCCCTGATGACCAGAGGACTGGCCGAAATTTCCCGCCTCGGCATGGTGATGGGCGCAAATCCACTGACCTTTGCTGGCCTTTCCGGGGTGGGCGACCTGATCGTTACCTGCACCAGCATGCACAGCCGCAACAGGAGGGCGGGCATGGCCATAGGGCAGGGAAAGTCACTGGAGGAGGCCCTTTCTATGGTTAAAATGGTGGTGGAAGGCGTCCGCACCACCCGGGCGGCCAGGCGGCTTTCTGAAAAGCACGCCGTCCAGATGCCCATCACCGAGCAGATCCACAGGGTGCTTTTTGAGGGACTGTCGCCGGCTGTTGCCGTAAATAAGCTAATGACCAGAGGCAAAACCCATGAAATGGAAGAGGTGGCCCTGGCCGCCGCCATGGTAGGGAAAATAAAACTGTAA
- a CDS encoding hypothetical membrane protein: MPDYVPDYLMVILAGVVAGTAARAILLRIDYRQYPGYPHGYLAHISLGFIASALGAVAVPAILKPDFTAVTFLALAAQQFREIRTMERRTLESLEKSELVKRGLDYIEGIARTFEARNYLVMGTSFATSLAAQFGGLPAAAVTALVALLVSRYFMSGEVVGDICDVVPARLSFEGPILMVDEIGIMNVGLKSMRERILQEGLAVKIRPRDGNARATVHDIGQRTAIAFTAAVIVGTKKDVDIPEFTPMARKNPDTGEVGLFILPVEKDMEQLIAAVKLTPVLESARSKPLNATLSIRPARKKVVKS, encoded by the coding sequence ATGCCGGATTATGTGCCCGATTACCTGATGGTGATTCTGGCCGGCGTTGTGGCCGGCACCGCCGCCCGCGCCATCCTGCTGCGTATCGACTACCGCCAGTATCCAGGCTATCCGCACGGCTACCTGGCGCATATTTCGCTTGGTTTCATTGCTTCTGCGCTGGGGGCCGTTGCCGTACCCGCCATTTTAAAGCCGGATTTTACCGCGGTTACCTTTCTGGCTCTGGCGGCACAGCAGTTCCGGGAGATCCGGACGATGGAGCGCCGGACCCTGGAAAGCCTGGAGAAAAGCGAACTTGTTAAAAGAGGGCTGGATTATATAGAAGGAATAGCCAGAACCTTTGAGGCCAGGAACTACCTGGTAATGGGAACCTCTTTCGCGACCAGCCTGGCAGCTCAGTTCGGAGGCCTTCCTGCTGCTGCCGTCACGGCGCTGGTGGCGCTTTTGGTGAGCCGGTATTTCATGTCCGGTGAAGTAGTTGGAGACATTTGTGACGTTGTGCCGGCCAGGCTGAGTTTTGAAGGTCCTATTCTGATGGTGGACGAGATCGGCATTATGAACGTGGGGTTAAAATCGATGCGGGAAAGGATACTGCAGGAAGGTCTGGCCGTCAAGATCAGGCCGAGGGACGGAAACGCCAGGGCAACCGTTCACGATATCGGCCAGCGCACGGCCATTGCTTTTACGGCCGCGGTGATCGTGGGAACCAAAAAAGACGTAGATATACCGGAATTTACACCAATGGCGAGAAAAAACCCGGACACCGGCGAAGTCGGGCTTTTCATCCTGCCCGTAGAAAAAGACATGGAGCAGTTAATTGCGGCAGTAAAACTTACGCCGGTTCTGGAAAGCGCCAGGAGCAAGCCACTGAATGCAACTCTCAGCATCAGGCCGGCCAGGAAGAAGGTGGTTAAAAGTTGA
- a CDS encoding predicted membrane protein yields the protein MSDYWVVIASYLIGSIPFSYLVARYGKGIDIRRLGSGNVGTTNVWRNAGPAAGIIALAGDAGKGLLAVELAHCFGGPLLVCLSAMAVLAGHSWPVFLGFKGGKLIATGLGVIIALSLPVAVLAFAVWLLVVGISRYVSAGSILAAVSVPFLMLAFHLEGPYLAVGAFVAVFAVYKHIPNIKRLVAGTEPRISLKKDLRR from the coding sequence ATGTCGGATTACTGGGTTGTTATAGCTAGCTACTTGATTGGCTCCATACCTTTTAGCTACCTGGTGGCCCGTTACGGAAAGGGAATTGATATTCGCCGCCTGGGAAGCGGTAATGTTGGGACAACCAACGTTTGGCGCAACGCAGGGCCTGCCGCAGGGATTATAGCCCTGGCCGGGGATGCCGGCAAGGGGCTGCTGGCAGTGGAACTGGCGCACTGCTTCGGTGGTCCGCTGCTGGTTTGCCTGTCGGCAATGGCGGTCCTGGCCGGGCACAGTTGGCCTGTATTTTTAGGTTTTAAAGGAGGCAAACTCATTGCTACCGGTTTGGGTGTAATTATTGCCTTATCCCTGCCGGTGGCGGTTCTGGCCTTTGCGGTCTGGCTTCTAGTGGTTGGTATATCAAGGTATGTTTCCGCCGGGTCGATTTTGGCGGCCGTTTCTGTTCCCTTTTTGATGCTGGCCTTTCATCTGGAAGGGCCTTACCTGGCGGTAGGTGCATTTGTTGCCGTTTTTGCCGTTTACAAGCACATCCCGAACATTAAAAGGCTTGTGGCCGGCACCGAACCGCGGATCAGCCTGAAAAAAGACTTACGGAGGTAA
- a CDS encoding hypothetical membrane protein, with the protein MHGVTFIMKVIYHCYGGAHSSVTAASIHLGLLPADRIPSQEMFWSIPLYDRQEPYQHGHIFFMGRDEMGNEVYVTARRGRAEILENIIAGLAGIFKIPQNSFLLVNVMHKVNLRMKFGGYLSRRWGLIRLGRPIVTWGTQAAYFEVARLVQKVKCRLEEHMNN; encoded by the coding sequence TTGCACGGAGTGACGTTCATTATGAAGGTCATCTATCACTGCTATGGCGGTGCTCATTCATCGGTAACCGCCGCTTCCATTCACCTTGGCCTGCTGCCCGCAGACCGCATTCCCAGCCAGGAGATGTTCTGGAGCATACCGCTTTATGACCGGCAGGAGCCTTACCAGCACGGACATATTTTTTTTATGGGAAGGGATGAAATGGGTAACGAGGTGTACGTGACCGCCCGGCGCGGCCGGGCGGAAATTCTGGAAAACATAATTGCAGGCCTGGCCGGAATTTTTAAAATTCCGCAGAACAGCTTTCTTCTGGTTAACGTCATGCATAAAGTCAACCTGAGAATGAAATTCGGGGGTTACCTCTCCCGGCGGTGGGGACTGATCAGGCTCGGGCGTCCTATTGTGACGTGGGGGACACAGGCAGCTTACTTCGAGGTTGCCAGGCTGGTGCAAAAAGTAAAATGCAGGCTGGAGGAGCACATGAATAATTGA
- a CDS encoding Fe-S oxidoreductase (related to NifB/MoaA family), producing the protein MAINGEPVRDLIDFRFLEAEEKLNIDVKKADGEEWVLEVEKDYDQSLGIEFGEMGFGRIKRCSNKCVFCFVDQMPSGLRRSVYVKDDDYRLSFWSGSFITLTNLGSKELERIVKQRLSPLYISVHATNPKLRAEMLGNPKAGLVMEQLRYLAAGGIEMHAQVVLCPGLNDGEELEKTIADLAGLWPAVNSLAVVPVGLTRFRKGLYALRSFNPEEARRLVCWLGLKQEEYLLEMGSPFVFPSDEFYLLAGEPVPPAERYAGFPQAENGVGLTRLFLDEWKKTEKNLPGQAAPLKAVLITGVLGEKVLRPIVRRLNEIKNLEVSIKVIKNYFFGEQVTVAGLLTGRDLLNQIGPGETGDVLLLPSVMLRKEGAVFLDGLTLKGLASRLKACVAAVEGPRQLARSCWRAPKKQQYRLEVCNNAQAGSGNSWTA; encoded by the coding sequence GTGGCAATTAACGGTGAGCCTGTTCGCGATTTAATTGATTTTCGCTTTCTGGAAGCCGAGGAGAAATTAAACATAGATGTTAAAAAAGCGGACGGCGAGGAATGGGTTCTGGAAGTGGAGAAAGATTATGACCAGAGCCTGGGGATAGAATTCGGCGAGATGGGTTTTGGCCGGATAAAACGCTGCTCCAACAAGTGCGTTTTTTGTTTTGTGGATCAAATGCCTTCCGGCCTGAGGAGGTCCGTTTACGTTAAGGACGATGACTACCGGCTTTCTTTTTGGAGCGGCAGTTTCATAACCCTCACCAATCTCGGCAGCAAGGAGCTTGAGAGGATTGTCAAGCAGCGGCTAAGCCCGCTTTACATATCGGTACACGCGACAAATCCAAAGTTGCGGGCAGAAATGCTGGGCAACCCGAAGGCGGGGCTGGTTATGGAACAGTTGCGGTACCTGGCTGCGGGCGGTATTGAAATGCATGCCCAGGTGGTGCTCTGCCCCGGTTTAAACGACGGAGAAGAACTGGAAAAAACAATTGCCGATCTGGCCGGGCTGTGGCCTGCCGTCAACTCCCTGGCGGTGGTGCCAGTCGGGCTGACCCGTTTCAGAAAGGGTCTCTACGCTTTGCGCAGTTTCAATCCGGAAGAGGCCCGCAGGCTGGTGTGTTGGCTTGGTTTGAAACAGGAGGAATATCTTTTGGAAATGGGCTCCCCTTTTGTTTTTCCCTCGGATGAATTTTACCTGCTGGCAGGGGAGCCTGTACCTCCGGCAGAGAGGTATGCCGGTTTTCCCCAGGCCGAAAACGGAGTCGGCCTTACTCGCCTTTTTCTGGATGAGTGGAAAAAAACAGAAAAAAACCTGCCTGGACAGGCGGCCCCGCTTAAAGCTGTACTTATAACGGGGGTACTGGGCGAAAAAGTGCTCAGGCCGATTGTCCGCAGGTTAAACGAGATAAAAAATTTAGAGGTATCAATAAAAGTAATAAAAAATTATTTTTTTGGAGAACAGGTTACCGTGGCGGGGCTGCTCACGGGCCGTGACCTGCTTAACCAGATAGGACCTGGCGAAACTGGCGATGTGCTTTTACTTCCCTCAGTTATGCTGAGAAAGGAAGGTGCCGTTTTTTTAGACGGTTTGACCCTTAAGGGCCTGGCCAGCCGTCTGAAAGCTTGCGTGGCGGCAGTAGAAGGGCCGCGGCAGTTAGCCAGGTCCTGCTGGAGGGCCCCGAAAAAGCAGCAATACAGGTTAGAGGTGTGCAATAATGCCCAAGCCGGTAGTGGCAATAGTTGGACGGCCTAA
- a CDS encoding hypothetical membrane protein gives MERFPIGIIAMIIVSVLIYLGLAQRALDRMRLSDRGALVVIAAIILGSYINIPLPFLPFNTSINVGGALVPVALVVYLLAQAGTGREWVRALTGAVATAAIVYAIGSLINTGPTIEPAGRYAVLDAIYLYPLAGGVVAYLFGRSRRSAFIAATLGVLLVDIFHYAWLLYRGAPASYTVSIGGAGAFDTIVLAGIVAVLLAELIGESVERLAGGPGVEGRPPELVKGLKKPGIGAPSVLEETLNAKKDSEASVKEQIKGGDLGEQE, from the coding sequence TTGGAGCGTTTTCCCATCGGTATTATCGCAATGATAATTGTGTCGGTTCTAATTTACCTGGGGCTGGCCCAGCGCGCTCTTGACCGGATGAGGCTTTCCGACCGGGGAGCGCTGGTTGTTATCGCAGCCATCATTTTAGGCAGTTACATCAATATACCGCTTCCGTTTCTTCCTTTTAACACATCAATTAACGTTGGAGGAGCACTAGTGCCTGTGGCGCTTGTGGTATACCTCTTAGCCCAGGCAGGCACCGGCAGGGAATGGGTCAGGGCGCTGACGGGGGCTGTTGCCACGGCGGCAATTGTTTATGCTATAGGCTCGCTGATTAATACCGGGCCTACAATAGAGCCTGCGGGCCGTTATGCCGTGCTGGATGCAATTTATCTCTACCCCCTGGCCGGCGGTGTTGTTGCGTACCTTTTCGGGAGGTCCAGAAGGTCGGCTTTTATTGCAGCTACCCTGGGAGTGTTGCTAGTAGATATTTTTCACTACGCATGGCTTCTGTACCGGGGGGCTCCCGCCAGCTATACCGTCAGCATAGGCGGTGCAGGAGCTTTCGATACTATTGTGCTGGCCGGCATTGTGGCGGTGCTTTTGGCCGAACTGATCGGCGAGTCAGTGGAAAGGCTGGCAGGCGGGCCAGGTGTTGAAGGGCGACCGCCGGAACTGGTAAAAGGCCTGAAAAAACCAGGAATCGGTGCGCCGAGCGTACTTGAAGAAACGTTAAACGCGAAGAAAGACTCGGAAGCTTCGGTGAAAGAGCAGATAAAAGGTGGTGATTTAGGTGAACAGGAATAA